The Silene latifolia isolate original U9 population chromosome Y, ASM4854445v1, whole genome shotgun sequence sequence ATTTTGCCAGTTTCACTATCTTATTGTTGGTTAATGTTCTTTTCGATGTATGTTCTATATGGCCAGTTTTAAAAtgtattgttggttaagttttcagtagctacatctcatttgcatttcgtgaatctaggacctacttgtgtgaatctaggacctaattgtgtgaatctcagaccttgtgttgtgaaactggaagataatattgttatacttgttaataagtggaTGAAGTCACCTTCTCTGTTGTCAAACTTACTTAAAATGTTTAGATTTTGGATTTTAGTTCTGATGTTATTTTGCCttacttagtttgcatttccttattAATGAATTACAACTGCCTTATTTTGCCTTACTTAGTTTGCAAGCCAAGCCAGGATGAAGGGACGTGTTGAACCAGCTGCTGATTCTACTGAAGCACCTACTGAAGCTACTGAACCACTCTCTGAGCCAGCTACaaaaaaaacaatttacaaagacagactgcctgtgttgaggactcggatgtctcctgctgggctttacaactttctcaacaatatggagaatccaccatcagataaCCAGATTCAAGCTATATAAcaaatgggatttggttctctattgCATCTTAAAACAGATGTTGTTTCGGGTCACTTCGCGTATTGGCTAGTTTCGAATTACAACCCCTTTAAAGGATTGTTGTGTGGTGGGAAACTCCCtattttagaggaagatatccatctgtgCGTGGGATTGCCAAAGGGTGCAAacattgtcgaagaagcaaaaattggagataagtgcccttcttatTTATCTGTTTTGGAGGAGTTCAAAGGTCACTACAAAGGTAGTTCCATTGAGGTCAAAGACATATTGCACaagctctctacacaaagagatggCGGAGATGATTTCAAACtcactttcatcatttatatcttcaatgctcttttaggcggtgttgtagggaatcgggcaagtttgagacttcttaaaagtttggtaaacactgacATGATCTCCGAATGcaactggtgcaatttcatcaaacgcaAATTGGTTggccaagttgagtcttggaaaaAGGAGGAGTGGGAGaccaaaaagctgaaagaaaattggtttggtggacctattatggtcttggttttcatttatctTGACCGATGTGTCTTCAAATCACACCTTGTTACTCGGCAGTTTTCAACGCTCTCAAGTTGGACTAAAGGAGCTATATCCTAGAGAGTTAAGGATGTagtgaatgacaaaaattcagACAAGAAAACTTTTGGCaggggttctattgagcctccaatgGTCATCACTCAGCATAAGCCACATGCACCTTTGCTGCTTCCTACTATTGAGTTTAGGCAGTCTTCAAAGCCAATGACTGAACACCAACAATCTATAGATGAAGAACCTACTGATCCTTCTCTACCTAACAACTCAGGTTGTACTACTGAGTTTAGTAATAAACTCGCGCTTTCTGCAAAGGTTGATGCTCCTCTACCTAACAATTCAGGTAGTACTACTGAGTTTGTTAATAAACTTGCGCAATCCGCAAAGGTCATGGCTCAAGCTTTCAAAGAGTACAAATCTCTTGCTAGCCAAGCTCTCAGCAAACTACCTTCCTCAGCAACAATTTCtaaactagttgcagctgtagaTGGTATGGCAGATGGTTTTAGGTTATCTCAAAAAGACATTAATGATGAGGGTAATGTCCAGGAGAGTGTGGAGGGTAATAGTGGGGATAATCTGGAGAGATTATGTGGGTGGTCTAAAGCTGAATTGTTGGAGGCATTGGACGTGATGGGTGAAGCTTCGCAACCAATACAGTCACGTCGTTCACCACCAAAACCAGAATGGCAAATCATACCACTTGATGAACCTTCAACGTCTTGTATTCAAGCTGATGAACAACTTGATCATCTCttatctccctctcataataCTGCTATTGATGATGTCCCTCCCATCAATGATGATGTCCCTCCCATCAATTTTGAACAACCTGACCATTCTGAGCCCACAGTGGTAGCGGATGATCATCATAATTAAGAATGGTGGGTTGAGTACAATATGAGGAGAACAAGGGATAGAGATATGCAAACAAGTTCCAGTGCTATTGATGATGTCCCTTCCGTCAATGAGCCCACTCACCCCACTGTTACTGTTCTAGCTACTCCTGCGACTTCTACTCTTCGTCCTTCTTTGGTAGGGAATAGTGATCCTCCTTCTACACCATCTGccagtaaggagttgagggcGTGCTATCAAATTATTACATGTTCTGAGAATAGTGAGCCCACTCACCCCACCGTTAGTGTTCTAGCAACTCCTGCGACTTCTACTCCTCCTTCTGTGGTAGGGAACAGTGATCCTCCTTCTACACCAATTATTTCCGGCCTCGATAAACCATCTGCCAGTAAGGAGTTGATGGAGTGCGATCAAATTGCTACTTGTTATGAGAACCTATCCAGAGAAATAGTACAAAATGATGCACTAGAATGGCCTCGATACACTGAcatggaattgctgaattttgTTCGAAATAGATCAAAGAAAACTCAACAGTAATGTCATATTTTTGCtttgattgtttgatttttttttttattgtaataaatATATCTACTAATTGCATTTTATGAATAATGAAGTGAGGTTATGGTGTCCACTCtgtggatggaagtcacaagagaTGCTTTGCAGACCCTTGGACCGCGTGGCCTTATTATGGATCAAGTAAGTAACCCCTgagtattattttccttttcctgcccatgttttcattttgttcacgCCACTCAACCTGTTTCATTTTGTTCACGTTTCATAAAATCAGGTCACTCGATGTGTATGTTTCataacaaatttaattttgtaggtcATTGATATGTTTGGAATTAAGTGCACACTCGGCAGAACAAATTTactctacttgccaacaacaatatttgtcagtctcaaatcctttatatgttgatattcaggtattttgcgttcttaaagttactttgtttctaaaattgcctttttgtgaCTTGTAGGGTCTTCATCGAGAAAACAACCCCATTATTTGGGGTCAATACATAaaggacagttacactccagtTAATGGTAGCCATATCAACAAGGTCAGATATTTTTGATGTTTATTTTACTTATTTGTAGGTCATTGATATgtttggaacttgttttgtgaatcttggagcttattttgtgaatcctggaccttattttgtgaacttattttatgtatccttgaccttatttgtgaaattattttgtgaatcttggaccttattttgtgaatcctggaccttattttgtgagtcttagagcttattttgtgaatcttggaacttattttgtgaacttatttgtgaatcctggaacttatttcgtgaatcctggaccttgttttgtgaatcctggaccttattttgtgaacttattttatcTATCCTTGACCTTAtctgtgaacttattttgtgaatcctggatcttatcttgtgaatcttggaccttattttgtgaatcttagaacttattttgtgaagttattttgtgaacttatttgtgaatcctggaccttgttttgtgaatcctggaccttattttctGAACTCCTTGACAttattttgtgaatttgttttgtgaatccttgaccttattttgtaaatcctggaccttattttctTTACTATAGCATTAATCTCTTGGTTTGCCTTGTACATTTACTATCTCAGGTTTTTATCCCTTTCTATAGTAACACGCCGCCGGAGAATTGGTGGGCTTGTGTCTGTGATATAAAGTAGGGAAAAAATTTCATCCTTGACTCAAGCAGGGATATTAATGTGGATCCTGACAACAAGCATGCCAAAGAgcttgtatgatttttttttccaaaatattgttattgcattttcttttaaaagtatactccaaaatatattttgatcttgttattgccttttctttttcagtTGCATCATGTTTCATCTATTTTGGGAGAGTCATATAAATCTTtggagttcatgcacacgaacGAATTTGTCAATCTCgaagtccctcaacaaacaacatggtatgtaagcatgtatctttttccttttgttaacagatcaatagttattattttgagcttgttgattttaaaccatctgttgtttttttttgtctagttttgattgtggagtttTTCTGTTGAAGTGGTTGAGTGCCTTGGAAGATGATAGTTTATGGACTAaaagtgaatattttgaggtaagttcattagtatacgaaaataaagccttatcttgtgaatctaagaccttgttcagtgaatcctagagcttgttttgtgaaacttggtcattataagtggtttaaattcaacaagctctgagattcactgaacaaggtttgagattcacaaaacaaggtctgatattcaccaaataaagatagGTTGGTTGTCTATATACTTCATTAATATATGTAGCTCTTTGCAGAAATTGCCACAATATCGAAAATCGATCATGTTGGAACTACTTAGAtgggataaaaatactaaaaaggtacacttcattgtcttaaaaatgatgtgaagttcatTTCTTCATAACTTTGGCGAATATTTCGTAAATAAGTCGATTGTAATTGTTTTTGATTGTATAGGTGTTTAATTAAGGAAGACAATTGTCCATGTTGATGGGATGATGTGAAGTCATAATATGCAAAAGTGGGTCGAGGCTCCtgtaaagattgttgccttcatcaactcttgtaaagatatttgatagttgtaaagtcATAATAATTTTTCTGGGTCACTTATGTGACTTATGTAGCTAATTTGACATTGAGTTGAGCAATTTGAGCTTGGCTTGGACTACTATTATACGATTTCCCACATTTAAGTTCATGTTTCACGAAATCACCTTCCCTAGAATTCACAAACTTTGCAAATAAACAATTGGACAAATTAAAGTATAGCATTCACAACATTGAATACAAAAAAACGTCGTAAGTAAATCAACAAGCTCTGAGATTCCctgaacaaggtttgagattcacaaaacaaggtctgacattcacaaaattaagagcaaaatagatgattgtaaaccacgaccaagtttcacagaacaagccctaagtcttacagaacaagccctaagattcactgaacaaggtctgagattcacaagataaggtctgagattcacaaaattaagagcaaaatagatgattttaaaccacgaccaagtttcacagaacaagccctaagattcactaaacaaggtctgagattcacaagataaggtctgagattcacaaaattaagagcaaaatagatgatttaaaCCATGACCAAGTTttacagaacaagccctaagattcactgaacaaggtctgagattcgcaagataaggtctgagattcacaaaattaagcgCAAAATAGATGATTCTAAACCAcaaccaagtttcacagaacaagccctaagattcactgaacaaggtctgagattcacaagataaggtctgagattcacaaaattaagagcaaaacagatgatttaaaccacgaccaagtttcacagaacaagccctaagattcactgaacaaggtctgagattcacaagataaggtctgagattcacaaaataaggtctgaaatgataaaaacgcttgatgctagattcaggaccaagtttcacaattttatcttccagtttcacaagataagttccaggattcacaacattgacaaaaaaaaaacgagctTAAAACTTGTCTTCTTCAATCGTCATCTCTATTCTCGTTGCTTAAGAATACTGCTttacatcaatcttcatcctcgacttcttccccttcttcctcttcttccgatgTGTCTCCCTATGTGAAGAATCAAACCTTGATTAGATactttaaaacaaaaaaagaattaGTAGACAATAGTAGTTGCGTTTTCAAGTAATACTAAAATGGAAAGACAAGAGTAGAATTATACGTACTTGATTCTCAGGAGGATGCTCTGCAAACTCATTTAGACAATTTCTTTAATCGTGGTGTGACATGCGTTTACacttagcacacaaccttttcggtttttttgccttcataattgccttatttttgctgctcaccatccttttaccactacctttgtttctagagactttaggtggtaagatcttgatttattttggagccttgcagttgagaaggacctccaattcttgttctttggtcaaaggctttgggtttggctccaacttctctcggaattctttaattagcttggcaaactctctcatatctgactcttcttcttttcttttgagcaTACCAACAGTTGCATAAATCTCAGACCACACCCGAGACATTCAAAATTTACTATTACCAGTAAGATCATAATTTTCCAGCAGATTtccattcaaatcataaaccgTGTTTCTGAGTGCATTCTTACTCCACCTACGCAAAATGTATTTCTCGGGTATTTCCTTAAACTTTGCCGAGCAAATCCAAATGATGTGGTTGCATAAAATACCTTTCCTTTCAAACAATTTAAATGCACAACGGACATCCATtgttctcctattgtactcaactgCATATCTCTTTCGCTTGTTTGCGTCCTCAACAATTGAAACTTCAAAGTTAGTTACTGGATCTGGTGGGGTGTATCCATAAACACTACACGCATTTACCGAAAATTTAACCTCCTCTTGGAAGTCGAAGAACACTTCATGTCTATAGACCTTGACTACATGGACCTCCTAGTTTGACCCGAATAGGGTTTCAGGCATGGAGTTATGGCTCTGTGCTTCAAGAAGCTTTAGATTGTGCCTTTTTTGGTCCatggcactctcaaatctcatccaaaattatacgagagtcccatatttattttcaaatctcttgaagaagctattcgaactctctgatctttgtgtggttttcaaaatgttgcccatcggcacattcctgaaataagcAGGTATCCACTGATCTCGTTCCGCAAACTTGCCAGTCAACCATTTATTTCCTTCTAACGAGAACTCGCTAATGACCTTAGCCCAATTCTCTTCAAATTCCTCAGGCTCCAAGTTCTCGCTCCAGACAACATTGTTCAGACGACTTAAGCAATCAGTCTCTTTGCAAATTATGCTCCCAACCTTGTCTGTTACTTTCTTCATAATGTGCCACATGCGAAAGCGATGTCTTGCTTTTTTGAACACGGCTGCAAGTCACAAAATCCACATTATCTATTGTCAGAGTATTATCTTCTATGATCACAAATCAAgctttaagattcactaaacaaggtctcagattcacaagataagagaaataacaaaataggcaatttcaacaacttatgaccaagtttaagaatattagctttgtgtttCACAAATCAAcatctatgattcacaaaacaagccctaagaatcacaaaataaggaaaagagcaaagcacatgatttcaaccacttatgatcaagtttcacaaaattaccATATGTGTTCACAAAACacgctctatgattcacaaaataaacttcaagattcacgaataatgttcctagattcaccaaataaataacCAGTTTCACAAAAATAAGATATTCCAAACACACCTGGAACTGCATTTATTATTCCGGCATCTTGGTCACAGATGATGTAATTAGGTTCTTTGCCACCCATTGCTTTTAGAAACTGCTGAAATGCCCAAATAAATGACTCATCGTCTTCAGGCTCTAAAAGCACGCATCCAAATATTATTGATTTTTTGTGATTGTCAATCCCAGTGAAAGGCGCGaatttcatgttatatttgttCGTTCCATAGGTTAGATCGAATGAAATAGCATCACCAAACAATGCGTAACATCTGATGGAATCCGCATTTGTCCAAAAAATTCTTGTTAAACCACTGTCAGCATCTATTTCATATGCAAATACCAACCCTTTTGTCTCTCGGAGGGTTTTAAACGAGAGATGAACATATGTCCATCCTTGCCATTAAGTAGACACTTTACATTCCTTTGGAAATTCTTGAACTGCATAAGGGTAGCTCCCACATTTTCGAAACCCTCTGCTTGTTCCTTGCATAAGttgtatgttaaactagccccgacattcaatctcgaattttggataatcatttgcttatgatattcgttcagttgatttatattgacagcaagtttctcaaattccctatttttGACAGGCGTCACTGGGTGATTGTGGCCCTCACGGAATTTTTCAATCTTGTACATGTTTTCATGGAACATGAATTTTATCATTTCTTCACAaccccaccttttaattttagttaTTCTTGTACCACTTTCCTTATTGGAACTCTCAGCCTTACCTGCACCTCCACCCTTTTTCGTACTGGTTTTAGCAGCTTTTGTTTTTCTATTTCCACTTATTGCACCAGCTTTTGTTTTGTCACCAGtttcaacggttgttgtttttgcATCAGCTTAGGGAGGACGTCTTTTCCTCTTATTAAAACCTTCACGATGGCAAACCATGCATTTTGTTCGAATAATACAATCTTTAAACCTCTTGGttgaagacttccttgcttcaaacccacaagcaatagcataaattttatagaacaacatcgctgactctaagtccacaaatgttttgccaaccacgggtgtaaacttctctttaatcctacttatccattgctcagtgccacccggtgtgtaagttacaagagtagtaggtgtggaaatagttggcaTTATAGGGGTTGTTAAGATAGTAGTAGAACCCTCACCACCCTGACCAGAGCCAACATTAGAGCAAGGAACCACACCACAACTGACACGAGGCGTCACACTACCCtctgagttgttgttgttgacatttgaatcaacacctaagaagataaaaggttcacaaagtcacatctcacattcacaaaacaaggctTAAGATTCACAAAGTAAGGTCTGTGATTCACGAATGAAGGAAGTATAACAAAATGAAGGAAGAGAGCAGAATAGGTGATTCAGAAATAAAGTCTCAGAATATTAACTTCGAGTTACACAAATTAAGCcgtaagattcacaaaacaaggtctgagaatcacaaataaagaaaaagaacaaaataggtcATTCCTAAAGAAGGGTTCACATTgacaaggactgagattcacaagtccactttttggttcagattattagttcagttTTAATTTTACCCAGgttgtatatattagttattagttattaagggtcCAAGTTTCAAAAAATAACctttctagtttcacaaactagGGTCTCTGCTTcacagaaaaataaataaataaatttcatCAGTAACCTTCTAGTCCAGGACAACATGAGATTtttacaataattaaacaaaaaatgatatacctgattcaatagcactattatcatcaatcattgtgatatctacaatctacatagcaattagagctgcaaaatcgtcaaaaacaatGTAGTAAGTAGTACGAAATCGCGAGAAAAAGGAAATCGCTCAAAATATTGGTCAAATTCGAACGTTCTATTTACGAAATCgttcaatttgatcaaattcgaacctgatatcatcaaattatgagtgaattgacagaattgtatgaatatactcaattttaatcaaaattatgaaattacctgaaAATTAATCGAAATTTTCTTCTGAAACTACTTGAATCAAcgttgttgaatgttgttttgaTGAAATCTCCGAACAATCGAGGAACAAATTGATGAGCTTTCGTGCAGAGGAATTTCCGTTGAACGACGAGCTTGCTTGCTGAAGAATTCTCAAAAACGATTTTGTTTGTTAGATTTTAGAGAGATAGGCTTTTTATGATTTACTATTTTAGTGAGAGAAAATATTTTGGGCTAAATAAAATGATTTAGAATGACCCCTCAATTTTCAGCCCAATGGATAATAGGAGGTTAGTCCACAaatgaaggaatttggtgaggccggccacctcgccataattaacggcctcaccaGATCCGGAccgtatatatgtatatatatatatatatatatatatatatatatatatatatatatatattcaggATCATATGAGAACCACTAGGATGATAAGAACCAAGCtcacattaataattaattaataatactaattaatattatactactaatactaataataataataattttacacgctcaaccccccccccccccccccctccccccccaaACCCTTCAATTTCAATCATTTCCCCATTTTCACTTTCCCACtcatcttcttctctctcttcgACCATCATCATCTCCGTCGCCATTTTCGATCGTCTTCTTTGATCATCATCGCCGATCATCTCTCTCCTACCTTCATTGTCTCCGATCATCTGCTTCTCAAATTATGATTCAATCCATTCATCAGCAGCATTTTCCCGAGATTTATCAATCTCATTCCTACAAATTCAGGTAATATGCTTCTCAAATTAATGGCAATTGTACTTTAATTTTATTATGCATGTATTTTTTCCCCGACATTCATCAATTCATATCCAGCTATTAACCCTAATTTGCAGTAATTTCCCTAATTAAGGTCTTTTATTGTTATTCTATAACGAATCTTAGATTTCTAGTCTTATTTTCGcacgacaaaaaaaaaaacgtttcgaTGCGACGGACACATTGCGACGGATGATTAACccgtagcaaatttaaacctgcgacGAACCTCAGAATCTGCGACGGACTTTCCGTTGCAGCATATTTTCCTAGACcgccaaattttctgacatggcgggaaggtctgcgacggaatttccgtcgctatattaaaataataataaattctgcgacggaatttccgttgatgcattaaaataatattttttctACGACGGAATTTCCATCGCAGACATTTTTTAGTGTCCACCTGTACACCTCTTAACACGCTggaaaaataatattattttatgcctgcgacggaaattccgtcgcaggatttattattattttatttttgcgACGGAAAGTCCGTCGCAGGCTTTCTTTATACGGGCAGCAGCGGATCCCTTCTCCTTCATTATCACTCTTCAATTATTTACCCAACATtccctaaaacccgtctccctcaatcccaccaccaccactcccaccaccaccatTGCTACCACCACCCTACTCCCCAAATCACTCCTCCCATTTCTCCTTTCTCCTTTCgcttttcccctttcttcttctttctcctttccccattccctttttttttctgcCGCCGCCGCTCCCTCCCCTTGTCTCCTTCTCTTAATTAATAtaaggtttgtttaatttattttactattttgattaattagggtttatggttattgttttgattaattatgattagtttagaatgcttagtattattaggattgtttagtttagttgaaagccaatttaggatgtttaggatggGTTAGTTTaattgaaagccaatttaggatgtttagtattattagg is a genomic window containing:
- the LOC141632788 gene encoding protein FAR1-RELATED SEQUENCE 3-like — its product is MKFAPFTGIDNHKKSIIFGCVLLEPEDDESFIWAFQQFLKAMGGKEPNYIICDQDAGIINAVPAVFKKARHRFRMWHIMKKVTDKVGSIICKETDCLSRLNNVVWSENLEPEEFEENWAKVISEFSLEGNKWLTGNVYGYTPPDPVTNFEVSIVEDANKRKRYAVEYNRRTMDVRCAFKLFERKGILCNHIIWICSAKFKEIPEKYILRRWSKNALRNTVYDLNGNLLENYDLTGNSKF